One segment of Paenibacillus sp. FSL R7-0337 DNA contains the following:
- a CDS encoding sigma-70 family RNA polymerase sigma factor produces MVTCDDELVETCRKLLKRSAWRIQYKTRIQLIRESNPLYDNEVYDNSFESMVVSELFVDELLDMLPWEKCRYIIQKTVIEGMPEQEVAAELQMTQQGVSKWKRKGLEVLKENLTLSSRL; encoded by the coding sequence ATGGTTACCTGTGATGACGAGCTAGTTGAAACCTGCAGGAAATTATTAAAACGCTCAGCATGGAGAATTCAGTATAAGACGCGTATTCAGCTGATACGGGAAAGTAATCCGCTCTACGATAATGAGGTCTACGACAACAGCTTTGAAAGTATGGTCGTATCTGAGTTGTTCGTCGATGAGCTTCTGGATATGCTGCCTTGGGAGAAATGCAGATATATCATCCAAAAAACAGTCATAGAAGGAATGCCCGAACAAGAAGTAGCAGCCGAGCTGCAAATGACTCAACAGGGGGTTAGTAAATGGAAGCGCAAGGGACTGGAAGTCCTGAAGGAAAATCTTACCCTTTCATCGAGACTGTAA
- the cysC gene encoding adenylyl-sulfate kinase, which produces MHTGVTLWFTGLSGSGKTTLCRCLSQRLQQMNVRTELLDGDVLRNQLFRGLGFSKEDRSLNVRTAAYLAQLLTRNDIIVLASFISPYRDMREQIRQSIQPFVEIYVKCSFEECARRDVKGLYRRALSGEIPHFTGLTAPYEEPLRPEIIVDTEQHSEDQSTELILTYLMKHDYIY; this is translated from the coding sequence TTGCATACCGGAGTAACACTATGGTTCACCGGCCTGTCCGGCTCTGGAAAAACCACACTCTGCCGCTGCCTGAGTCAGAGATTGCAGCAAATGAACGTGAGGACAGAACTGCTCGACGGTGATGTTTTGAGGAATCAACTGTTCCGCGGGTTAGGCTTCTCTAAAGAAGACCGGTCGCTGAATGTAAGAACCGCAGCCTATCTGGCGCAGCTCCTGACCCGCAACGATATCATCGTCCTGGCCTCCTTCATCTCCCCTTACCGGGACATGAGGGAGCAAATCCGGCAGAGCATCCAGCCTTTCGTGGAAATCTACGTCAAATGCTCCTTCGAGGAATGTGCAAGACGGGATGTCAAAGGCTTATACCGTAGAGCGCTTTCCGGAGAGATTCCGCATTTCACCGGCCTGACTGCCCCCTATGAGGAACCGCTCCGGCCCGAGATAATTGTGGATACCGAGCAGCATAGCGAGGATCAGTCCACCGAGCTCATTCTCACCTACTTGATGAAGCATGATTATATCTATTAA
- a CDS encoding GNAT family N-acetyltransferase, giving the protein MNLSEPFTTGRLHFRLLNQSDIAAVYRQFSDPDMCRYFSEPPCDYNEAVEIIEHYSQPEGKGHHRYGMFDRETQAFIGTCGYHYWDAERKQVEIGYDIWKDYWGLGYMSETLPILLNTCFTQLDVDCIYILTHPQNAASMATVRKFGFEGCEPCREVEEEPLVCMKLMRNKWCG; this is encoded by the coding sequence ATGAATCTATCCGAACCTTTTACAACCGGACGTCTACACTTCCGCCTACTGAATCAGTCCGACATCGCTGCTGTCTACCGGCAATTCTCGGACCCGGACATGTGCAGATACTTCAGTGAGCCGCCCTGTGATTACAACGAAGCTGTGGAGATCATTGAGCATTACTCCCAGCCTGAGGGCAAAGGCCATCACCGCTATGGGATGTTTGACCGGGAGACCCAGGCCTTCATTGGCACCTGCGGCTATCATTATTGGGACGCAGAGCGGAAGCAAGTGGAGATTGGGTATGACATCTGGAAGGACTATTGGGGACTGGGTTATATGTCGGAGACCCTGCCCATTCTTCTCAATACGTGCTTCACACAGCTTGACGTGGACTGTATCTATATCCTGACCCATCCGCAGAACGCTGCTTCGATGGCAACGGTGCGAAAGTTCGGGTTTGAGGGGTGTGAGCCTTGCAGGGAAGTGGAGGAAGAGCCTCTGGTGTGTATGAAGCTGATGCGTAATAAATGGTGTGGTTAA
- a CDS encoding SHOCT domain-containing protein → MIHQISGGTSSLELYEDYLVIKPSNIQKLGGHTQTIPLDSVVTISIVKPFLKVPYLQVITPGLQTSKSDNTKGASANVVLIQPGKMKTAEKIREYIASYKSERSNRQAPPASTGSIDDLRQLAELRDSGIITPEEFEAKKKQILGL, encoded by the coding sequence ATGATACATCAGATTAGTGGCGGAACATCATCTCTAGAACTCTATGAGGATTATCTAGTAATTAAGCCAAGTAACATACAAAAATTAGGAGGGCATACTCAAACAATTCCATTGGATTCTGTGGTAACAATCAGCATAGTTAAGCCTTTTCTAAAAGTGCCTTATTTACAAGTTATTACACCGGGTCTTCAAACATCCAAATCTGATAATACAAAAGGAGCAAGTGCAAACGTTGTATTGATTCAGCCTGGAAAAATGAAAACCGCCGAAAAAATTCGTGAATATATAGCAAGCTATAAATCTGAGAGAAGCAATCGCCAAGCGCCGCCTGCATCTACTGGTTCGATTGATGATCTGAGACAGCTTGCAGAGCTTCGAGATTCTGGTATCATAACTCCAGAAGAATTTGAAGCCAAGAAAAAACAGATACTTGGTCTATAA
- a CDS encoding helix-turn-helix domain-containing protein, with the protein MSVTFEQISRHFSKHAVHIQWNKALTTAYSDTMLITKSLTHFAPEYIYVGYQSGLPDDAEGVDQASLMLINDMVEPASGQQQIYSGQNRMEFGAEEDVFELYNQIRELFLEEAEREQAKSRMLAACVAGKGLDVIVCAAAELMGNPVIIIDVSYKVLAASDCSGVTDPIWSDNLHKGYCSYDFIAAVHQLKSVQTGIESLEAYEVECSGSQVTKLVAKIRIGSKPVGNVIVLGDTRPIEQRDHELAGFTAGLVAAELAKNSFYRNSSQAEYEELIYGLLENEENGPLLIQESLRSGMHLPKGRLSVLVLDLAGYDASVSGKHTGYLRDQLHLHFGEERLIFYHEHMVGVSDGECVSSRSKEVDPSLREFLVSHQIRLGISREFSDLTDCRKYYLQALKALEIGRIVWPAEPRVLYADVQLYDLLSPHAQHDSRDVSHPALTVLREFDEKHHADLYHTLYTYLKNNQQLQKTADELFVHRNTLRYRLRQIDELIQLDLSQIDHVLRLYMSYQMTDYLEKLGGRGSPCCS; encoded by the coding sequence ATGAGTGTTACCTTTGAACAGATTAGCAGACATTTTAGTAAGCACGCCGTACATATCCAGTGGAACAAAGCATTAACGACTGCCTATTCAGATACGATGCTGATCACGAAGAGCCTGACGCATTTTGCACCTGAATATATCTATGTGGGCTACCAGTCCGGATTACCGGATGATGCTGAGGGGGTGGATCAAGCCAGCCTGATGCTAATTAATGACATGGTGGAGCCAGCATCAGGCCAGCAGCAGATATATAGCGGACAGAACCGTATGGAATTCGGGGCGGAGGAAGATGTGTTTGAGCTCTATAATCAGATCCGGGAGCTGTTCCTGGAAGAAGCTGAACGGGAGCAGGCTAAGAGCAGGATGCTTGCGGCCTGTGTCGCCGGCAAAGGATTGGATGTAATCGTGTGTGCTGCGGCAGAGCTGATGGGCAATCCGGTGATTATCATCGATGTAAGCTATAAGGTTCTGGCTGCTTCGGATTGTAGCGGGGTTACCGACCCCATCTGGAGCGATAATCTGCACAAAGGCTATTGCTCCTATGATTTCATTGCTGCCGTCCACCAACTGAAGAGCGTGCAGACCGGCATAGAGTCGCTGGAGGCTTATGAAGTGGAATGCAGCGGAAGCCAGGTGACTAAGCTGGTCGCCAAGATTAGGATCGGCAGCAAGCCTGTCGGAAATGTAATTGTGCTGGGCGACACACGCCCGATTGAACAGAGGGATCATGAGCTGGCGGGTTTTACGGCCGGGCTGGTGGCGGCGGAGCTGGCGAAGAACAGCTTTTACCGGAACTCCAGCCAGGCGGAATATGAAGAGCTAATCTATGGATTACTGGAGAATGAAGAGAACGGACCGCTGCTTATTCAGGAGAGTCTGCGGAGCGGTATGCATCTGCCCAAGGGCAGATTGTCCGTTCTGGTGCTGGATCTTGCGGGGTATGATGCTTCGGTTTCCGGCAAACACACCGGTTATTTAAGAGATCAGCTGCACCTGCATTTCGGGGAGGAGCGGCTGATCTTTTACCATGAGCATATGGTGGGGGTGAGTGATGGTGAGTGTGTATCTTCCAGGTCAAAAGAGGTTGATCCAAGCTTGCGCGAATTTCTCGTCAGCCATCAGATCCGCCTGGGGATCAGCCGGGAATTCAGCGATCTCACGGACTGCCGCAAATATTATCTGCAGGCGCTCAAGGCGCTGGAGATCGGGCGAATTGTCTGGCCTGCGGAGCCGCGTGTGCTATATGCTGATGTGCAGCTGTATGACCTGTTATCCCCGCATGCGCAGCATGATTCCCGGGATGTCAGCCATCCGGCGCTCACAGTCCTGCGTGAATTCGATGAGAAGCATCATGCGGACTTGTACCATACCCTCTATACCTATTTGAAGAACAACCAGCAGCTGCAAAAGACCGCAGACGAACTATTCGTACACCGCAACACTTTGCGGTACCGCTTACGCCAGATCGACGAACTGATTCAGCTTGATTTGAGCCAAATCGATCATGTTCTGAGGCTGTATATGTCCTATCAAATGACAGATTATTTGGAAAAGCTCGGTGGGAGAGGGAGTCCTTGTTGCTCCTGA
- a CDS encoding acetoacetate decarboxylase family protein, whose translation MSSFVKDVNEITKRINTPTTFYNAETLTVYWETSPEVIRSILPAPLTPGPRPLVHAFVANYPRTSFCEPYREAAVFVLAAYNGQPGTYCLSMPISDDIAMGLGREIYGFPKKMADISLQKEDQHVAGSVSRRGTEFFHVEAALSGKMNAGNGQRIISEHYGDGLPVFNMKYSKSPDGRGFDLGPLLIRQTASMDVSVRTAAEVEIHLHDSPHDPWAELEVVRMLGGIYTVSNTVLERGEVLTAVDPVQFLPYSNLRWDWWN comes from the coding sequence ATGAGCAGCTTCGTAAAAGATGTGAATGAAATTACCAAAAGAATCAATACACCTACGACCTTCTATAATGCCGAGACCCTAACCGTCTATTGGGAGACTTCGCCCGAAGTGATCCGCAGCATTCTGCCCGCCCCGCTTACGCCGGGTCCAAGGCCGCTTGTGCACGCTTTTGTAGCTAACTATCCCCGCACCAGCTTCTGCGAGCCTTACCGGGAAGCCGCGGTCTTCGTCCTGGCAGCCTACAATGGGCAACCGGGCACCTACTGCCTCTCCATGCCGATCAGCGATGATATCGCGATGGGCCTGGGGCGTGAGATTTACGGCTTCCCCAAGAAGATGGCCGACATCAGCCTGCAGAAGGAGGATCAGCATGTGGCAGGCAGCGTCTCCCGGCGGGGCACTGAATTCTTCCATGTAGAGGCCGCGCTTAGCGGGAAAATGAATGCCGGGAACGGACAGCGCATCATCTCCGAGCATTATGGTGACGGACTGCCTGTCTTCAACATGAAGTATTCCAAGTCTCCGGATGGCCGAGGCTTCGATCTTGGACCGCTGCTGATCCGGCAGACAGCCTCTATGGATGTCAGCGTGCGCACAGCGGCAGAAGTAGAGATTCACCTGCATGACTCTCCGCATGACCCTTGGGCTGAACTGGAAGTCGTTCGTATGCTGGGCGGCATCTACACGGTAAGCAATACCGTCCTTGAACGCGGTGAGGTCCTGACTGCTGTAGATCCTGTACAGTTCCTTCCTTACTCCAACTTGCGCTGGGACTGGTGGAATTAA
- a CDS encoding 3-oxoacyl-ACP reductase family protein, translating into MRNPFDLSGKVAVVTGAAGGIGAELAQALAGQGADVALLDVRVDKLEPARQQIEAQGRRVLPVQCDVTRGTEIESAVASILEHFGQLDILVNNAGVASAGSVEELDEAEWDRVMGTNVKSIFLMSKAVIPAMKERQQGRIINLASICGVKGSKLAALHAYNASKGAVVNLTRGMGATLASYGITVNAIGPSLFPSGMTRALYQDHFLEQYNMLCPMGRPGNPDELNGAVLYFASDASSYTTGQTLYVDGGWTAV; encoded by the coding sequence GTGAGAAATCCATTTGATTTGAGTGGAAAAGTAGCGGTGGTGACAGGAGCAGCCGGGGGGATAGGCGCAGAATTGGCTCAAGCTCTGGCCGGGCAAGGCGCGGACGTCGCCCTGCTGGATGTAAGAGTAGACAAGCTGGAACCGGCGCGGCAACAGATTGAAGCCCAGGGCCGCCGGGTGCTTCCGGTCCAATGTGACGTAACCCGCGGAACAGAGATTGAATCGGCGGTAGCAAGCATTCTGGAGCATTTCGGACAGCTAGATATCCTGGTGAATAATGCCGGAGTCGCCTCCGCAGGCTCTGTCGAGGAACTGGACGAAGCGGAATGGGACCGGGTGATGGGTACCAATGTGAAAAGTATTTTCCTCATGTCCAAAGCGGTGATCCCGGCCATGAAAGAACGCCAGCAAGGCCGCATTATCAACCTTGCTTCCATCTGTGGTGTGAAGGGCAGCAAGCTGGCCGCTCTGCATGCCTATAATGCCTCCAAAGGCGCAGTCGTGAATCTGACCCGCGGCATGGGCGCGACCCTTGCTTCATACGGAATCACAGTAAATGCGATCGGACCCAGCCTGTTCCCCAGCGGGATGACCCGCGCGCTCTATCAGGACCACTTCCTGGAGCAGTATAATATGCTATGCCCCATGGGACGTCCCGGCAACCCCGATGAATTGAACGGCGCTGTCCTCTACTTCGCCTCGGATGCTTCCAGCTACACGACAGGCCAGACGCTATATGTGGACGGGGGCTGGACAGCCGTCTGA
- a CDS encoding class I SAM-dependent methyltransferase: MDTERLIRIFDRQATDYDRKREDPKQRRWRQKLIGSARGEVLELAVGAGANFPFYPHGVKITAADFSGAMVEKARRAAGQYRLDAECICADIEDMSFAAHSFDTIVSTLSLCSYKNPLKLLEKLNRWCKPDGTILLLEHGIGSNIMVSTLQRALNPLLYRIYGCHQTRDILGLVRESGLQITRVESYSLNMVHLIWAGPQQL, translated from the coding sequence ATGGATACAGAGCGGCTGATACGGATTTTTGACAGGCAGGCCACGGACTATGACCGTAAAAGAGAAGATCCGAAGCAGCGGCGCTGGCGCCAGAAGCTAATCGGTTCTGCGAGGGGTGAGGTGCTGGAGCTTGCCGTCGGAGCCGGGGCGAACTTCCCGTTCTATCCTCATGGCGTCAAGATCACAGCTGCGGACTTCAGTGGAGCTATGGTTGAGAAGGCCAGACGGGCCGCCGGACAGTACCGCCTGGATGCCGAGTGTATATGTGCGGATATCGAAGATATGAGCTTTGCTGCGCATTCGTTCGATACCATTGTCTCCACGCTGTCCTTATGCAGCTATAAGAACCCGCTGAAGCTGCTAGAGAAGCTTAACCGCTGGTGTAAGCCAGACGGCACAATCCTGCTCCTGGAGCATGGAATTGGTTCTAATATCATGGTCTCTACGCTGCAACGGGCGCTGAATCCGCTGCTCTATCGAATATACGGCTGCCATCAGACCCGGGATATTCTCGGACTGGTCCGGGAGTCGGGGCTGCAAATCACTAGAGTGGAGAGCTATTCGCTGAATATGGTGCATTTGATCTGGGCGGGGCCGCAGCAGCTTTAA
- a CDS encoding pyridoxamine 5'-phosphate oxidase family protein, whose translation MNKPFHEMLTSENELRELLGYPSEVVKRKSIHYLDHHCRDYIAMSPLLFLSTADEHGSCDVSPRGDAPGSVLVLDEGHLVIPERPGNRRLDSLLNILANPQIGLIFIIPGLEETLRVNGQAYIIKDEPILDRMRARGKRPALGIGVKVEECYMHCAKAFKRSQVWDPGTWPAEALLPSAPAIIAAHVNTAEFTEDVVRRGIEESYEKRLY comes from the coding sequence ATGAATAAACCTTTTCATGAAATGCTGACATCGGAAAATGAGCTGAGAGAGCTTCTGGGCTATCCGAGTGAAGTGGTGAAGCGCAAATCGATCCATTATCTGGATCATCACTGCCGTGATTATATAGCGATGTCCCCTCTATTATTCTTGTCCACAGCAGATGAACACGGGTCTTGCGATGTCTCTCCGCGCGGGGATGCGCCCGGTTCGGTGCTGGTGCTGGATGAAGGGCATCTGGTCATTCCGGAGCGGCCGGGGAACCGCAGATTGGACTCTTTGCTGAATATCCTGGCTAATCCGCAGATTGGTCTGATTTTTATTATCCCGGGACTGGAAGAGACCCTGCGGGTTAACGGGCAAGCTTATATCATTAAGGATGAGCCTATCCTGGATCGGATGCGAGCCAGAGGCAAGCGGCCTGCGCTGGGAATTGGAGTGAAGGTGGAGGAATGTTATATGCACTGTGCCAAGGCCTTCAAAAGATCGCAGGTCTGGGACCCCGGCACATGGCCTGCTGAAGCCCTGCTCCCATCTGCTCCGGCCATCATTGCGGCGCATGTGAATACAGCGGAGTTCACGGAGGATGTGGTGCGGCGCGGTATAGAGGAGAGCTACGAGAAGCGGCTGTATTAA
- a CDS encoding VOC family protein — protein MKVAGFSHITLLVQDLQSSLKFYEGILGMSVRHRGRSDAYLEWGSAWVCLVERTEAGQQPGGYPGMDHVAFYIAEDDFKEAVGILQKHHVEIVRGPVERGTGWSVNFLDPDGIQLELHTSTLDERMKVWR, from the coding sequence ATGAAAGTCGCCGGATTCAGTCACATCACCCTTCTGGTACAGGATCTTCAGTCTTCATTGAAATTCTATGAAGGGATTCTTGGGATGAGCGTTAGACACCGCGGGAGGTCGGATGCCTATTTGGAGTGGGGCAGCGCCTGGGTATGTCTGGTGGAACGGACGGAGGCCGGGCAGCAGCCGGGAGGATATCCCGGGATGGATCACGTAGCTTTTTATATCGCAGAGGATGATTTCAAGGAAGCTGTCGGCATCTTGCAGAAGCATCACGTTGAGATCGTCAGAGGACCTGTTGAGCGGGGAACCGGCTGGTCGGTGAATTTCCTGGACCCGGACGGAATTCAGCTGGAGCTGCATACTTCCACTCTGGATGAACGGATGAAGGTCTGGCGTTAG
- a CDS encoding iron chaperone → MDVFAEYLAKIDDPVHRATVEEVLAWVLQEFPQLEPRIAWNQPMFTDHGTYIIGFSVAKGHMAVAPEKAGMDHFGEVLKQGGVDHTKLLIRMKWTNPVDYGLLRQLIEFNIADKADCTSFWRV, encoded by the coding sequence ATGGATGTGTTTGCAGAGTATCTGGCGAAGATTGATGATCCGGTGCACCGGGCTACGGTGGAGGAAGTACTCGCCTGGGTGTTGCAGGAATTCCCGCAGCTTGAACCTAGAATCGCCTGGAACCAGCCGATGTTCACCGATCACGGAACGTACATTATCGGCTTCAGTGTAGCCAAAGGGCATATGGCCGTCGCCCCGGAAAAAGCGGGCATGGATCATTTCGGGGAGGTCCTGAAGCAAGGCGGAGTAGATCACACCAAGCTGCTGATCCGCATGAAATGGACGAATCCGGTGGATTACGGCCTGCTGAGACAGTTAATCGAGTTCAATATCGCCGACAAGGCGGATTGCACAAGCTTTTGGCGGGTATAG
- a CDS encoding YcxB family protein, protein METISFHYGRHISKVARALYFHSWKSILAIGVQAVFIAVCMILYTQNQSVILLGISITLILTMGMSIVMRTLLLPKILSADTRYNKEFEYLFDAEGINFSPEKDASVMTWDSFTRVWENQSYYLLFHGPQEYWFVAKQSFEDAAQENKFRAYVLDHRKIVSGVIW, encoded by the coding sequence ATGGAGACAATCAGCTTTCATTATGGACGGCATATTTCCAAGGTGGCGCGGGCCCTATATTTCCACTCGTGGAAATCTATATTGGCCATTGGAGTTCAAGCGGTATTTATAGCGGTGTGTATGATTCTGTATACTCAGAACCAATCGGTCATTCTGCTCGGCATATCGATCACGCTGATTCTGACCATGGGGATGTCGATCGTGATGCGAACCTTGCTTTTACCGAAGATTTTGTCGGCAGATACAAGGTACAATAAGGAATTTGAATATCTTTTCGATGCAGAGGGAATCAATTTCAGTCCGGAAAAGGATGCGTCCGTGATGACATGGGACTCCTTCACCCGGGTATGGGAGAACCAGAGTTATTATCTGCTGTTCCATGGGCCACAGGAGTATTGGTTCGTTGCGAAGCAATCGTTCGAGGATGCTGCACAGGAGAATAAGTTCAGAGCGTATGTGTTAGATCACCGTAAGATTGTCAGTGGCGTGATTTGGTGA
- a CDS encoding PTS transporter subunit EIIC translates to MNAVNEETVVKPSKRSLVNIIIDGISGIFLPIVNILSAAGIMKGLLAGAVALELVSKTEGTYTVLNAMADSLFHYLPLLLAFTAARKFGANPFTAVVIGGVMLYPSLTTLFANNEIIEFMGMSIRPVNYPASAIPIILAVGLLVYVERFCVKILPEVISGFFTPLISVVVVSSVTLLVFGPMGALAGDALADGYRTVYNFSSVGAGMVLGAVIQPMVIFGLHWSLVPLAINNISTGGSDTILALMGPAAFAQAGAALAVFIKAKDKQFRTLSLSASISALFGVTEPAMFGVNLPLRKPMIIVCCAGSIGGGMVGMFGSSAISFAFPGLATLPAYLGDGFGGFLIACTTGFLIALIATLCVKLGPEPAIEPLAKS, encoded by the coding sequence ATGAACGCAGTGAATGAGGAGACAGTCGTGAAGCCATCCAAACGCAGTCTGGTCAATATTATTATTGACGGCATTTCTGGTATTTTTCTTCCCATAGTTAATATATTGAGCGCGGCAGGAATCATGAAGGGGCTGCTCGCGGGTGCGGTTGCACTGGAGCTCGTCAGCAAGACGGAAGGGACCTACACGGTGCTGAATGCCATGGCGGACAGCCTGTTCCATTACCTTCCGCTGCTGCTGGCGTTTACGGCAGCCCGTAAATTCGGGGCCAATCCTTTTACGGCGGTCGTGATAGGCGGGGTTATGCTGTATCCCAGTCTGACTACATTATTCGCGAACAACGAAATCATTGAGTTTATGGGCATGAGCATTAGGCCGGTGAATTATCCTGCAAGCGCTATTCCCATCATTCTGGCGGTAGGCCTGCTGGTCTATGTCGAGCGATTCTGTGTCAAAATATTGCCGGAGGTCATCAGCGGCTTCTTCACTCCGCTGATCTCTGTGGTTGTGGTCTCGTCGGTGACGCTTCTGGTATTCGGACCGATGGGGGCGCTGGCCGGGGATGCCCTGGCAGACGGGTACCGTACAGTGTACAATTTCAGTTCAGTCGGCGCTGGAATGGTGCTGGGGGCGGTCATTCAGCCGATGGTGATCTTCGGACTGCACTGGAGTCTGGTGCCGCTGGCGATCAACAATATCAGCACAGGCGGATCAGACACGATCCTCGCGCTGATGGGTCCTGCTGCCTTCGCCCAGGCGGGAGCCGCGCTGGCGGTATTCATCAAAGCCAAAGACAAGCAGTTCCGTACCCTAAGCCTGTCGGCATCCATATCGGCCTTGTTCGGTGTAACGGAGCCTGCCATGTTCGGGGTCAATCTGCCGCTGCGTAAGCCGATGATTATTGTCTGCTGCGCAGGCTCGATTGGCGGCGGGATGGTCGGGATGTTCGGCTCGTCTGCGATTTCATTCGCTTTTCCGGGGCTGGCGACGCTGCCTGCTTATCTGGGGGACGGATTCGGCGGCTTCCTGATCGCATGTACCACCGGATTCCTGATTGCCCTGATAGCCACGCTGTGTGTGAAGCTTGGACCCGAGCCGGCCATCGAACCCCTTGCCAAATCCTAG
- a CDS encoding ABC-F family ATP-binding cassette domain-containing protein translates to MSILNVEKLSHGFGDRAIFTDVSFRLLKGEHIGLIGANGEGKSTFMNIITGKLQPDEGKVEWAKRMRAGYLDQHAVLQQGQSIRDVLRGAFQYLFDMEQEMNDMYGRMGDVTPEELEQLLEDVGTIQDMLTSQDFYMIDAKIDETARGLGLTDIGLDKDVNDLSGGQRTKVLLAKLLLEKPDILLLDEPTNYLDEQHINWLKRYLLDYENAFILISHDIPFLNSVINLIYHMENQSLSRYVGDYEYFQQVYEAKKSQLESAFKRQQQEISELKDFVARNKASVATRNMAMSRQKKLDKMEVIEIAKEKPKPQFNFKQGRTSGKMVFETKDLVIGYDSPLSRPLDLSMERGQKIALVGANGIGKTTLLRSILGQIQPISGTARLGDLLEIGYFEQEMKESNYNTCIEEIWNEFPSYSQFEIRAALAKCGLTTKHIESKIAVLSGGEKAKVRLCKLINRESNLLVLDEPTNHLDVDAKEELQRALKAYKGSILLISHEPEFYRDIVTDTWNCESWTTKVF, encoded by the coding sequence ATGAGCATATTAAATGTAGAAAAGCTTAGTCACGGCTTCGGCGACCGGGCCATCTTCACGGATGTCTCTTTCCGTCTGCTGAAAGGTGAGCATATCGGTCTGATCGGCGCCAATGGTGAAGGGAAATCGACCTTCATGAACATCATTACCGGTAAGCTGCAGCCGGACGAAGGCAAGGTGGAATGGGCGAAGCGGATGCGCGCCGGTTATCTGGATCAGCATGCGGTGCTTCAGCAGGGGCAATCCATCCGGGATGTGCTGCGCGGGGCCTTCCAATATCTGTTCGATATGGAACAAGAGATGAACGACATGTACGGCAGGATGGGAGATGTGACCCCTGAGGAACTGGAGCAACTGCTGGAGGATGTCGGAACGATTCAGGACATGCTGACCAGCCAGGACTTCTATATGATCGATGCCAAAATCGATGAAACCGCACGCGGGCTCGGTCTGACCGATATCGGTCTGGACAAGGATGTCAACGACCTCAGCGGCGGTCAGCGGACCAAGGTGCTGCTGGCGAAGCTGCTGCTGGAGAAGCCGGATATTCTGTTGCTCGATGAGCCTACGAACTATCTGGATGAACAGCATATCAACTGGCTGAAGCGCTACCTGCTGGATTATGAGAATGCCTTCATCCTGATCTCGCATGACATTCCGTTCCTTAATAGTGTGATCAACCTGATCTACCATATGGAGAACCAGTCGCTGTCGCGTTACGTGGGCGATTACGAGTATTTCCAGCAGGTGTACGAAGCGAAGAAGTCGCAGCTGGAATCCGCGTTCAAGCGCCAACAGCAGGAGATATCAGAACTAAAGGACTTCGTTGCCCGCAACAAGGCCAGCGTAGCTACCCGCAATATGGCGATGTCCCGGCAGAAGAAGCTGGATAAGATGGAAGTCATCGAGATTGCCAAGGAGAAGCCGAAGCCGCAGTTCAACTTCAAGCAGGGGCGGACCTCCGGTAAAATGGTTTTTGAGACCAAGGATCTGGTCATCGGGTATGATTCCCCATTGTCGCGTCCGCTGGACCTCAGCATGGAGCGGGGGCAGAAGATTGCCCTCGTCGGTGCGAACGGTATTGGTAAAACCACGCTGTTGCGCAGCATTCTCGGACAGATTCAGCCTATCTCAGGCACAGCCCGTCTTGGCGATCTGCTGGAGATCGGGTATTTCGAACAGGAAATGAAGGAATCGAATTACAACACCTGTATCGAGGAGATCTGGAACGAATTCCCGTCCTACTCCCAATTCGAGATTCGTGCAGCGCTGGCGAAGTGTGGTCTGACCACCAAGCATATTGAGAGTAAAATTGCTGTCCTGAGCGGCGGCGAGAAGGCCAAGGTACGTCTGTGCAAGCTGATTAACCGGGAGAGCAATTTGCTGGTACTCGATGAGCCTACCAACCATCTCGATGTCGATGCGAAGGAAGAGTTGCAGCGTGCGCTCAAAGCCTATAAAGGCAGCATTCTGCTGATCTCCCATGAGCCTGAATTCTACCGGGATATCGTGACCGATACCTGGAACTGCGAATCATGGACGACTAAAGTCTTCTAG